One genomic window of Bacillales bacterium includes the following:
- a CDS encoding tetratricopeptide repeat protein codes for MNVKVRKDVLLDWYYAMKNKDFETADRMKQEIDTAEQDVSDFEMKALYKLMAARYHLMYKDLVKFSSVIAELDLNTNNDRYWLTYYYHFFRGIYHYERQEYKLSLDFYNRARLHVFNQDAEEVGEFYYRLAATYLRTYKITLTIEYAKKALGIFKSSHNYKRMSGCEMILGICNQDIFQYNEAEKHYQDALIIAEKTQDELLKARVLHNLGVLYSELNEHKNAIHYLTQGQKLFKNNDLYLITQNLFQLAKNYIKLDHIMEALKMLDKGLRLSKENDYLTYYYRCKLLKTKFFEPQHFETIYKEGIEYYKEHEEWQLVVEYSDELGAYYGGIGKFQEAYEYLLLSIEARTKIERERGLSNETFDS; via the coding sequence TTGAATGTCAAAGTTCGAAAAGATGTGTTGCTAGACTGGTATTACGCGATGAAGAATAAAGATTTCGAAACGGCCGATCGGATGAAACAAGAAATCGACACAGCAGAACAAGATGTTTCGGATTTCGAAATGAAAGCACTTTACAAATTAATGGCAGCCCGTTACCATTTAATGTACAAGGATTTGGTAAAGTTTTCATCTGTCATCGCCGAACTTGATCTTAATACGAACAATGACCGTTATTGGTTGACTTATTATTATCATTTCTTCCGCGGCATTTACCATTACGAACGCCAAGAATACAAATTATCCCTCGATTTTTACAATCGTGCCCGCTTGCACGTGTTCAACCAAGATGCTGAAGAAGTCGGTGAATTTTATTACCGGCTGGCAGCGACTTATTTGCGAACGTACAAAATCACGTTGACCATCGAGTATGCGAAGAAAGCGCTGGGCATCTTCAAAAGCAGCCACAATTACAAAAGAATGTCAGGCTGTGAAATGATATTAGGCATTTGCAACCAGGATATCTTTCAGTATAACGAAGCAGAAAAGCATTACCAGGACGCTTTAATCATCGCCGAAAAAACACAAGACGAATTGTTGAAAGCAAGAGTGCTGCACAACCTTGGAGTCTTGTATTCGGAGTTGAATGAACACAAAAATGCGATCCATTACTTGACGCAAGGACAAAAGCTGTTCAAAAACAACGATCTTTATTTAATAACGCAAAATCTGTTTCAACTGGCGAAAAACTATATAAAGCTTGATCACATTATGGAAGCCCTTAAGATGTTGGACAAGGGGCTCCGGTTATCGAAAGAGAACGATTACCTCACGTATTACTATCGGTGTAAACTGCTCAAAACCAAGTTTTTTGAGCCTCAACATTTTGAAACCATCTATAAAGAAGGGATTGAATATTACAAAGAACATGAAGAATGGCAGTTAGTCGTCGAGTACAGTGATGAATTGGGTGCTTACTACGGTGGAATAGGAAAGTTTCAAGAGGCTTATGAGTACTTACTGTTGTCCATTGAAGCAAGAACAAAAATCGAAAGGGAGCGTGGACTTTCCAATGAAACATTTGATAGTTAA